In one window of Dermochelys coriacea isolate rDerCor1 chromosome 3, rDerCor1.pri.v4, whole genome shotgun sequence DNA:
- the CHRM3 gene encoding muscarinic acetylcholine receptor M3 isoform X1, with the protein MFLAGLRRLCQKVTMILHNNTTVSPLFSNVSFFWNRDSQGTGLLEDATSVIGSYDFPQTTESFPFATVETANRSVDGMNKDPLGGHTLWQVVLIAFLTGILALVTIIGNILVIVAFKVNKQLKTVNNYFLLSLACADLIIGVISMNLFTTYIIMDRWALGSLACDMWLSIDYVASNASVMNLLVISFDRYFSITRPLTYRAKRTTKRAGMMIGLAWVISFILWAPAILFWQYFVGKRTVPPDECYIQFLSEPVITFGTAIAAFYLPVTIMTILYWRIYKETEKRTKELAGLQASGSKAEAARFICQTGSSRSCSSYELQQQSVKRSARRQYGRCHFWLTTKSWKPSRDQGDQEHSSSDSWNNNDAAASLENSASSDEEDIATETRAIYSIVLKLPGHSTILNSTKLPSADDLNGSGDDLQKSDMGSKERNPKRLHSQKSVEDGGNFHKSFSKLPVQPGSAVEAAKVSDGIPSMTKTSAALPLSFKEATLAKKFALKTRSQITKRKRMSLIKEKKAAQTLSAILFAFIITWTPYNIMVLVNTFCDSCIPKTFWNLGYWLCYINSTVNPMCYALCNKTFRTTFKMLLLCQCDKRKRRKQQYQQRQSVIFHKRIPQETS; encoded by the coding sequence ACTATGTCAAAAAGTCACAATGATCCTGCACAATAACACTACAGTCTCCCCCTTGTTTTCAAATGTGAGCTTCTTCTGGAATAGAGATTCCCAGGGAACAGGGCTTCTTGAGGATGCAACATCAGTCATTGGCAGTTATGACTTCCCTCAGACAACTGAGAGTTTTCCCTTCGCTACTGTGGAAACAGCCAATAGGTCAGTAGATGGCATGAACAAAGATCCTCTGGGTGGACACACACTCTGGCAAGTAGTTCTCATTGCCTTCCTCACGGGCATCCTCGCACTGGTGACCATCATAGGAAACATCCTGGTGATTGTGGCATTTAAAGTTAACAAACAACTTAAAACAGTCAACAACTACTTCCTGCTGAGTCTTGCATGTGCAGATTTGATCATCGGTGTTATTTCAATGAACCTTTTCACCACATATATCATCATGGACCGCTGGGCTTTGGGAAGTTTGGCCTGTGATATGTGGCTCTCCATCGACTATGTAGCCAGCAACGCCTCTGTCATGAATCTCCTTGTCATAAGTTTTGACAGGTATTTTTCCATCACCAGGCCCCTTACATACAGAGCTAAACGAACAACCAAAAGGGCCGGAATGATGATAGGCTTAGCTTGGGTCATCTCGTTCATTCTTTGGGCCCCTGCCATCTTGTTTTGGCAGTATTTTGTTGGGAAAAGAACTGTGCCTCCTGATGAATGTTATATCCAGTTTCTAAGTGAACCTGTCATCACTTTCGGCACTGCCATAGCTGCCTTTTATTTGCCAGTCACCATTATGACTATTTTATACTGGAGGATCTACAAGGAGACGGAGAAACGCACCAAAGAGTTAGCAGGGCTACAGGCCTCGGGCAGCAAAGCTGAGGCAGCTCGCTTCATTTGCCAAACTGGCAGCTCCAGAAGCTGCAGCAGCTATGAGCTGCAACAGCAGAGTGTGAAGCGCTCCGCCAGAAGGCAATACGGCCGATGCCACTTCTGGCTTACAACAAAGAGCTGGAAACCCAGCCGGGATCAGGGGGACCAGGAGCACAGCAGCAGCGATAGCTGGAACAACAACGATGCCGCTGCTTCTCTCGAAAACTCTGCCTCCTCTGATGAAGAAGACATTGCCACGGAGACGAGGGCCATTTATTCCATTGTGCTGAAGCTTCCTGGTCACAGCACCATCCTCAACTCCACTAAACTACCCTCAGCTGACGACTTGAATGGGTCAGGGGACGACTTGCAGAAATCCGACATGGGGTCAAAGGAGAGGAACCCTAAAAGGTTGCACTCTCAGAAAAGTGTGGAGGACGGAGGGAACTTTCACAAGAGCTTTTCTAAGCTTCCAGTTCAGCCAGGGTCAGCAGTCGAAGCAGCCAAGGTTTCTGATGGCATTCCGTCAATGACTAAGACATCCGCAGCCCTGCCTTTATCCTTCAAGGAAGCAAccctggccaaaaagtttgccttgAAGACCAGAAGTCAGATCACCAAGAGAAAACGAATGTCGCTTatcaaagaaaagaaagcagcacAGACGCTCAGTGCTATTTTGTTTGCCTTCATCATCACCTGGACACCATACAACATCATGGTGCTGGTGAACACCTTTTGTGATAGCTGTATCCCCAAAACATTTTGGAACCTGGGGTACTGGCTTTGTTACATCAATAGCACAGTGAACCCTATGTGCTACGCATTGTGTAACAAAACATTCAGAACCACTTTCAAGATGTTACTGCTGTGCCAGTGTGACAAACGGAAGCGACGCAAACAGCAGTATCAGCAGAGGCAGTCAGTCATTTTTCATAAGCGGATCCCCCAGGAGACTTCATAG
- the CHRM3 gene encoding muscarinic acetylcholine receptor M3 isoform X2 — MILHNNTTVSPLFSNVSFFWNRDSQGTGLLEDATSVIGSYDFPQTTESFPFATVETANRSVDGMNKDPLGGHTLWQVVLIAFLTGILALVTIIGNILVIVAFKVNKQLKTVNNYFLLSLACADLIIGVISMNLFTTYIIMDRWALGSLACDMWLSIDYVASNASVMNLLVISFDRYFSITRPLTYRAKRTTKRAGMMIGLAWVISFILWAPAILFWQYFVGKRTVPPDECYIQFLSEPVITFGTAIAAFYLPVTIMTILYWRIYKETEKRTKELAGLQASGSKAEAARFICQTGSSRSCSSYELQQQSVKRSARRQYGRCHFWLTTKSWKPSRDQGDQEHSSSDSWNNNDAAASLENSASSDEEDIATETRAIYSIVLKLPGHSTILNSTKLPSADDLNGSGDDLQKSDMGSKERNPKRLHSQKSVEDGGNFHKSFSKLPVQPGSAVEAAKVSDGIPSMTKTSAALPLSFKEATLAKKFALKTRSQITKRKRMSLIKEKKAAQTLSAILFAFIITWTPYNIMVLVNTFCDSCIPKTFWNLGYWLCYINSTVNPMCYALCNKTFRTTFKMLLLCQCDKRKRRKQQYQQRQSVIFHKRIPQETS, encoded by the coding sequence ATGATCCTGCACAATAACACTACAGTCTCCCCCTTGTTTTCAAATGTGAGCTTCTTCTGGAATAGAGATTCCCAGGGAACAGGGCTTCTTGAGGATGCAACATCAGTCATTGGCAGTTATGACTTCCCTCAGACAACTGAGAGTTTTCCCTTCGCTACTGTGGAAACAGCCAATAGGTCAGTAGATGGCATGAACAAAGATCCTCTGGGTGGACACACACTCTGGCAAGTAGTTCTCATTGCCTTCCTCACGGGCATCCTCGCACTGGTGACCATCATAGGAAACATCCTGGTGATTGTGGCATTTAAAGTTAACAAACAACTTAAAACAGTCAACAACTACTTCCTGCTGAGTCTTGCATGTGCAGATTTGATCATCGGTGTTATTTCAATGAACCTTTTCACCACATATATCATCATGGACCGCTGGGCTTTGGGAAGTTTGGCCTGTGATATGTGGCTCTCCATCGACTATGTAGCCAGCAACGCCTCTGTCATGAATCTCCTTGTCATAAGTTTTGACAGGTATTTTTCCATCACCAGGCCCCTTACATACAGAGCTAAACGAACAACCAAAAGGGCCGGAATGATGATAGGCTTAGCTTGGGTCATCTCGTTCATTCTTTGGGCCCCTGCCATCTTGTTTTGGCAGTATTTTGTTGGGAAAAGAACTGTGCCTCCTGATGAATGTTATATCCAGTTTCTAAGTGAACCTGTCATCACTTTCGGCACTGCCATAGCTGCCTTTTATTTGCCAGTCACCATTATGACTATTTTATACTGGAGGATCTACAAGGAGACGGAGAAACGCACCAAAGAGTTAGCAGGGCTACAGGCCTCGGGCAGCAAAGCTGAGGCAGCTCGCTTCATTTGCCAAACTGGCAGCTCCAGAAGCTGCAGCAGCTATGAGCTGCAACAGCAGAGTGTGAAGCGCTCCGCCAGAAGGCAATACGGCCGATGCCACTTCTGGCTTACAACAAAGAGCTGGAAACCCAGCCGGGATCAGGGGGACCAGGAGCACAGCAGCAGCGATAGCTGGAACAACAACGATGCCGCTGCTTCTCTCGAAAACTCTGCCTCCTCTGATGAAGAAGACATTGCCACGGAGACGAGGGCCATTTATTCCATTGTGCTGAAGCTTCCTGGTCACAGCACCATCCTCAACTCCACTAAACTACCCTCAGCTGACGACTTGAATGGGTCAGGGGACGACTTGCAGAAATCCGACATGGGGTCAAAGGAGAGGAACCCTAAAAGGTTGCACTCTCAGAAAAGTGTGGAGGACGGAGGGAACTTTCACAAGAGCTTTTCTAAGCTTCCAGTTCAGCCAGGGTCAGCAGTCGAAGCAGCCAAGGTTTCTGATGGCATTCCGTCAATGACTAAGACATCCGCAGCCCTGCCTTTATCCTTCAAGGAAGCAAccctggccaaaaagtttgccttgAAGACCAGAAGTCAGATCACCAAGAGAAAACGAATGTCGCTTatcaaagaaaagaaagcagcacAGACGCTCAGTGCTATTTTGTTTGCCTTCATCATCACCTGGACACCATACAACATCATGGTGCTGGTGAACACCTTTTGTGATAGCTGTATCCCCAAAACATTTTGGAACCTGGGGTACTGGCTTTGTTACATCAATAGCACAGTGAACCCTATGTGCTACGCATTGTGTAACAAAACATTCAGAACCACTTTCAAGATGTTACTGCTGTGCCAGTGTGACAAACGGAAGCGACGCAAACAGCAGTATCAGCAGAGGCAGTCAGTCATTTTTCATAAGCGGATCCCCCAGGAGACTTCATAG